CGCAACTTGCCACCTGCCCGCCTGTGGCGCTGTATTGCGTGTCCGGCTCGCGCTCGGAAAACGCCGCCAAGATGTTGCAGCAGATGGGCTATCAGGAGGTCTTCAACATGGTCAGCCTCCGCTACTGGCAGGCCGCAGGCGGCGAGATCGAGGTCTGACACCCGCAGCAGGCCCGCATATCGCCCGCCGACCGCGTCCTGAAATGCAACGCCCGCCTGAAAAGGCGGGCGTGTCGGATCAAGGCTGTGGAACTCAGAAGTGGATCGCGATGCCATAGGCATCAAGCACCGCCTCATGCATCGATTCCGAGATGGTCGGATGCGGGAAGACGGTATGCATCAGGTCTTCTTCGGTGGTCTCAAGCGTGCGCCCGATCACGAAGCCCTGGATCATCTCGGTCACTTCCGCGCCCACCATATGCGCGCCCAGAAGCTCGCCCGTCTTCGCGTCGAACACGGTCTTGACCATGCCCTCCGGCTCGCCAAGCGCAATCGCCTTGCCGTTGCCGATGAAGGGGAAGCGGCCGACCTTGACCTCATGGCCCGCAGCCTTCGCCTTGGCCTCGGTCATGCCCACGCTTGCCACCTGCGGCGTGCAATAGGTACAACCCGCGATGGTGCCTTCCTTGATCGGATGCGCATGTTTGCCCGCGATCAGTTCCGCCACCATGACGCCCTCATGGCTTGCCTTATGCGCCAGCCACGGTGCGCCCGCGATATCGCCAATCGCATAGAGGCCGTCCACGCCCGTGCGGCAGAATTCATCCACCACCACATGAGTGCGGTCGATCTTCACGCCCAAAGCTTCCAGCCCGAGGTTTTCGACATTGCCCACAATGCCCACAGCGGAGATCACGGTATCGACCTCAAGCGTCTCGGTCTTGCCGTCTTTTTCCAGCGTTGCGATGACCTTATCGGCCTTGCGGTCCAGCGATTTGACATTGGTCTTCTCGCGGATCTTCATGCCCAGCTTTTCAAACTGCTTCTTGGCGAATTTCGAGATTTCCTCGTCTTCGACCGGCAGCACGCGCTCCATCACCTCGACGACAGTGGTCTCGGCGCCCAGCGTGTTGAAGAAGGAGGCAAATTCGATCCCGATCGCGCCCGAGCCGATCACCAGCAGTTTCTTCGGCTGATGCGGCGGGTTCAGCGCGTGCTTATAGGACCAGACGCGCTTGCCATCGGCCTCAAGCCCCGGCAGGTTACGCGCCCGTGCGCCAGTGGCCAGCACGATATTCTTCGAGGTCAGCTCTTCGACACCCTTGTCGGTTTTCACCGAAACGGTGCCTTTTTTGGCCACGGTCGCCTCGCCCATGAAGACGGTAACCTTGTTCTTCTTGAGCAGGTGCCCGATGCCGCCCGAAAGCTGCTTGGCCACGCCGCGCGAGCGCGCCACGACCTTATCAAGGTCATAACCGATCTTCTCGGCGCTCAGCCCGAAATCAGCCGCGCGCTCCATCAGGTGGAACACTTCGGCAGAGCGCAGAAGCGCCTTGGTCGGGATACAGCCCCAGTTGAGGCAGATGCCCCCGAGATGCTCACGCTCGACGACGGCGACTTTCAGCCCGAGCTGTGCCCCGCGGATCGCAGCAACATACCCCCCCGGGCCTGCACCGATCACGATCATGTCGAAGCTTTTGGCGGCCATGCGGATTCCTCCATCTGAAAACTAGTTTGGTATTAAACTAGTTCTGCCGAGGGATCAATCTCAGAGGCGCTCGCCAAGCAAAATCGCTTCCTGCAAGGGCCGGTCGGTAATTTCCTCGGACCGGCGCAGCAGATCCAGCCCGCCATTCCACAAAAAACGCGCCTCGGCTTCTGTGGAACGGCGACCGACGATCTCGTTGCGCCACGGGAAGCGCCCGAATTGCGCAATGACCGCCTGACGCAAACGCGCATCCAGCACCGCACCTTCCGGCATCCGCGTCTCGAACAAGGCCACCCCGTAGCTTTGCGCATCGGGATCTTCGGCATGGATGAAGGGAAAATAAAAAAACTGGCGCAAGGCACCAGTCATCTCGAGATCATATCCCTGAACCACCGCATGGCGCGCCACTTCCAGCGCCTGTGCATCCGCCACCCAGGCATCCACCGTGCCGCGGAACATATGGCGTGGCATCTGGTCCAGCAGCACAATCAGCGCCAGCGCGCTTTGCGGTGTATCCCGCCATTCGTCCAAAGTCCCCACCCGCGCCTTGCGCCAGAGCTGCGCGAAGCGGCGCTGCATTTCCTCATCCAGCGCGACATCCGCGCCAAACCAGCGATCCGGCCCCATAATCTCGCACCAGAAGCCGATAACATTCGCAACCTGTTCCATGACCCGCGTCCCCAGACAGTGCCTTTGGCCCGAGCCTGTCACGTTTGCTTCACGACGCAAGCCCCAAAGACAAAATCACGAAGATTCGACCTTCGGGGCGGCAATTTCAGAGGTTTTACGCCGATCACGGCTCTTCCGGCTTGGTGCCATAGGCCGGGTCCGCCGAATCTTCGGGCATCGGAGCGGTCTCGTCCTCGGGGTCGACGGGCAGCGGCAACGCGACCCCCGAAGCGGCCTCTGCGGCGCGCAGGTTATCATGGGCTTCCTGCTCGGCGCGCGCTTCCGCGTCGGGGTCCTCGGTCACGGCATCAAGCGCGTAATTCACCGCATAGGCGGTCACGGCCGGAGACAGCACCGCGAAGGTGCCCGTATCTTCGGATGCCGGTGCCGGACGTTGTGTCATCCGGTAGATCCCGTAGCCCGCCAGCAGGGCATAGAGCACACCGATGAACAGGAAGAAGGCCTGCGGCCCAAGCGTTTCCATCATCCAACCCGTGACCACCGGCCCTGCAACCGAGCCGATCCCGTAAAGAAACATCAGCCCCGCCGATGCGGCAGGCATCTCAGAGCGGTCGAGGAAGTCATTGGTATAGGCCACAAGGATCGAATAGACGGGGTTGGAAATCCCGCCCAGAACCGCCGCCATCGGCAGCAGCACCCAGAAAGGCGGCGTGGCAAAAAAGAGATAGAGCATGGAAAGGGTCGCGATCACCGTCAACACGGTAACCATCATCCTCCGGTCCACACGGTCGGACAGGTAGCCCAGCGGGAATTGCGCGATCAGCCCGCCGACATAAATCGCCGAGACGAAAAGCGAGATCTGCTTGACGTTCAGCCCCGCCTGCGTCCCCCAGACAGACACCATCCCGAAGAGCGCGGAAAACACGCCCCCCATCAGGAAAATTCCCACGCAGCCGAAGGGCGAAACCGTCCACAGCCTACGGAAGCTCATGCGTTTGCCAGAGGAGAAATCCGGCGCATGCACGGCAGAGAGCAAAATCGGGGTGAAGGCCAGCGACACGAGGATCGAGGGGATGACAAAGAGGAAATAGCCTGCCGGATCGCCGACATTCAGCATCAGCTGCGCGCTGACGATACCGATCGATTGCACGACCATATAGGCCGCCAGAAGCTGGCCACGGTTTTCCTTCTCGACGCTGGAATTCAGCCAGCTCTCCGCCGAGATATACACGCCACAGAAGCAAAACCCGATCAGCACCCGCATGAGTGACCATGCGATCCAGTTGGGAGCAGCAGCATAGGCGATCAGCACGGCCGAAATCAGCGACCCGAGTGCGGCAAAGACCCGCACATGGCCCACACGACCGATCAGCCCGGGGATCGAGCGCGACCCGATCAGGAAGCCTGCGAAATAGCCTGTCATGACAAAGGACATCTCGTAGGTGCCGATGCCCTCGAGCTGGCCCCGGATCCCCAAAAGCGTCCCCTGCATCCCGTTGCCGACCATCAGCAACATCACGCCCAAAAGCAGCGCCCAGCTATCCTTTATCGCGGCGAACATCAAAGCCCCCTAATCGAATACTATCTGAATGTGCCAAAACCGACATTCGCGGCGAGAATCTCCCTCAGCGCCCCGCGCTGAGCTAGTCCCCGTAGGGGCCAGTGTCCAGTTTCGTTTTAAGCTTTTCAAGCAGGGATTATCAGCAAGCTTACGGGATCAATAGGGAACTGTCGCCATACGAGAAGAACCGGTACTCCTGCGCCACCGCATGGGCATAGATCTCGCGAATACGCTCGGGGCCCATCAGCGCCGAAACCAGCATCATCAGCGTCGATTTCGGCAGGTGGAAATTGGTCATCAGCGCATCGGTGACGGCAAATTCGAAGCCCGGATAGATAAAGATATCGGTGGTGCCACGGAACGGCGCAATCGCCCCTGTCCCGCGCGCCGCCGATTCAATCAGCCGCAGCGCCGTGGTGCCCACCGGAATGACGCGCCCGCCTGCGGCTTTGGTGGCGGCAATCTCGGCCGCGGCTTCGGGCGTGATCTCGCCCCATTCGCTGTGCATCTTATGGGTGGTGACATCATCGACCTTCACCGGCAGGAACGTCCCCGCCCCGACATGCAGGGTGACTTCGGTGAACTCCACCCCTTTGGCATGGATCGCCTCCAGAAGCTCGCGGGTGAAATGCAGGCTGGCGGTGGGGGCCGCCACCGCACCGGAATGGCGGGCGAACACGGTCTGATAGTCGGATTTATCCTGCGCATCGGGTTTGCGCAAAGCCGCGATATAGGGCGGCAGCGGCATTGCCCCCGCCTCTGCCAGCGCCGCGTCGAAATCCTCGCCCGTCAGGTTGAAGCGGATCGCCAGCTGGCCCTCGGCAATCTCTGCCACCTCTGCCGACAGATCGGCGGAAAAGCGGATCACCTCGCCCTCTTTGACCTTGCGCAGGGGCTTGGCCAGCGCCGTCCAGCAGCCATCGGCGCGCGGCTCCAGAAGCGTCACCTCGACATTGGCCGTCACCTCGCCCTGCGCCGCTTGGCGGGTGCGCGTGCCCGACAGCCGCGCGGGGATCACCTTGGTGTTGTTCAGCACCAACCGGTCGCCCTTGCGGAACACATCCACCAGATCGCGCACATGCAGATCCGTAATGCCCCCGCCTTGCGCCAGCAGAAGTTTCGCCGCATCGCGCGGGCGGGCGGGCCTTGTGGCAATCAGCCCTTCGGGCAGGTCAAAGTCGAAATCCGAAAGTTGCATCATCGTCTTATTCTGTGCTCAGCGCGGGCGGATCGGTCCGAAACAGGTTGCGGAACATCCCCGGCGTGAAGATGGAAAGCGGGTTGATCGACACTTTGGGCGCGGTCTTCGACCCCCGCAGGGTATAGGTGAAGCCAAACAGGCCCTCGCCGCGTCGGCTCAGGATCTGGCCTATCCCGTTGACGATGTAAAGCGGAGAGATCACCCCCTCCATATCAAATGCCCCCGATCCGATGTGATAATTGCCATTCAGCGTGATCCCCATCGACGCGCCTGTGGCACGGCCTTCGGTCACGGATACGCCCTGCGGCGTCAGTTTGAAATCGGCCGAGGCGTTATTGAACACAATGCCGTCGCCGGTCAGTTGCTCCAGCAGCCCCACGATAGAGGCCGCCGACAGCATCGAGGCCAGAATAGGCGCATTGGTGATTTTCAGATTGCTGGCCCGAAGCTGCCCCACATAGCTGCGATCCCCCATAGGCGACAGGTTCAGAACCATCTGCCCGCCGCGCGCATTGTCAAACAGCTTGGCCGAGGCCAGCACGCCGCCCGCATCGCGGGTTTCCACCCGCACCGCAGGCCGCCCGGAGGCCGAAGGCCCCACCGCACCGCTGACCACCGCCCCGCCATTGAGGCGGGCGTCAAAGGTGCCGTTGAAGCCCGCACGGGTGTTGAACTGGCCCACAAGGTCGGTCAGCTCGATCCCGTCCGTCACCAGCAGCCGGTCCAGCCGCACCGATAACGGGGTCGAGGCCGACGCGCCGCCCCCCGTGCTGCCGCCCCCCGTGCTACCGCTGCCCGCGCCCTTGGTTCCCGACGGAAGGTCCGACAGCGTCAGGCGCCCGCCACGAATGGCCACGCCCGGCGGGCGGTTGCGCCCTTTGCCAATCAGATCGGCGGCGCCGTTGAACCAGCCGCCAATCGACAGACGGTCGAAGCTTGCGCGCTCCAGCCCCTCGCCATCGGCCCGCAACGCGACCGAGCCTTCCGCCTTCAACCCCGGCACATCCAGCGAGATCCGGTCGACCTTCACGGGCTGGCTCAACTCGCCCGCAATCGACAGCTTGCCCGAAGAGGCCTGCCCCTTGCGCCAGCTGATCTGCGGGATCGACAGGCCGATCCCCTTCATATCGCTGCGGATCACATATCTGACCGGCTCTCCCGTCACCATATCCAGATCCAGCGCGGCCCAGCCCTCGCCGGACAGAATATTGTCGGGCAGCGCCACGCCCAGCTTGGTCAGCCCTTCGGGGGTGATATTCAGATAGCCCTGCACCTGGGAATGCTGGGCCTCTTCGGGGGTGAATTTCTTGATCCACCACGCATCGAATTTCTGGTCCTGAAACAGGCCCCGCCCGCCGATGCGCAGCCCTTTTTCCGGATCGGCAAGCAGTCGCATCTGCCGCGAACGCAGCACCTTCCCCGGAACGATCTGGTCGCTATAGACATCGGTCAGCGTGGCCGAGACATCATATTTGAAATCCGTCGGTTTCAGATGCGGCTGTAACGGAAATTCAAGATGCGTCCGCGCGACGGCCCAGCCCTTGGCGATATCCGTTCCCTTGCCGGCCTTGCTCATAAAGCTGAAGGGCGGCTCGTCCAGCAGGGAAAGTGCCGCCGGAATCTGCGAACGGGTCACCAGATCGACCTGCATCGGCGCAGGCTTAAGCTTGATATTGGGAACTTTCAGCGTGGAATCGGCCACCTCGATTGCCCCGCCATCGGGGGCCGTGACCTGCCCTTCTTCCACCATCATCGCATAGGTTGTGCCATCCAGCGTGGCAAAACCGCGCCCGTCCTCAATATTGGGCAGCGTCTTGACCGCGCGCACATCGGCACCGCTGAATTCATACCCCAGATCTATGCGCGGGTCATGATTGGGGGCAATGCGGATGGCCGCCCGCACATTGTAAAGCGTGCCATCGGCAATATTCTCGTCAGCCCATTTGCGCGTATGCTCGACAAGCTTCGGCGGCCAGAGCGCCAGCAACCCTTTCGAGGAAATCCGGCTGATCCCGCTATCAAGCGACACCTGCCAGCCTTTGGAACTGGCCGCCAGAGAGCCTTTGGCCGAAAGCCGTGTCTGGTCCTCCATCAGTTGCGCCTGACCGATATCCACACGGAACGGATCAAGCCCGATGCGCAGATCGACCATCCCGTCAGAGAAATGGGCAGGCTGTTCCAGCACCCCTTCCGGATCAAGCTGCAGATCGTTCAGCGCCACTTGGGTGACAAGCTGGCGCGGCAGGCCATTGGCAAAATCACGCAGCATCACCGAGCCGGTCGCCTTGAAGGCGGCTGCGGTGCTATGCACCTCGAGGCGGCTCATCTCGATCCGCTGTTGTTTCTGGTTGTAGCTCAATTCCAGCGCCGCGCTTTCAAACGGAATCGGGCGCGACCCTTCGACAGGGCTCAACGCCCCTGCCCCGATATTCAGCTTGGCCACCATCCCCGACACGACGCCCTGATCATCAATCGCGGTCTGCAACGACCCCGAGATCGGCGCGTCCAGCACCGAAAGCCCTGCAAGCGCGGGCGATTGCACGGCCAGATCACGGGCAGGCACCCCCGTGACCGCCGCCCCGAACTGCGCCCGCGGCGAATTCTTGTAAGTGGTCACGCCCAAGGCAAGCTGGGCGGGCATATCGTTCTGCTCGCCCACATTCAGCGACAGGCTGGCCGAGATACGGTCGGCCTCCTGCGTCAGGCGGAACTGCCCTTTCGACACCCGCCAGACCCGCCCGAGCCGTTCGTCATCAAGGCGGATATCGATCGTGTCGGCGCGGATCTCGCTGAGATCTTGCAACACAGGGGTGGCAAAGGCCGCTTCGACGGCATCGGTCACATCCGAAAGACTGTCGATGGCCAGATGCTGCATCTCGCCCTGACCGCCGAAATTGATATCCAGCGACCCGTCGGAAAGGCGGCGCATCGCAACGGCGGCCCCCTTCAATTCGATGCTCGACAGGGCAATCCGGCGTTGCAGAAGCGGCATCGGCAGAACGGCGGCCTGCACCTGCGGCAGAACCGCAATCGGGCGTCCGGACGGCGCCAGAAGCTGCACCGAATTCAGCCGCACCTGCGGGCGCAGGCCGCTGGCAATCACCAGATCCGCCCCGCCCGAGAACCGCGCCTGTAACGTGCCGCCAAGCGCCTGATTGACACGCGCCTCCACCTTGGTGGTGATCGCCATCGGCACCCGCATCGGATGATGGGTCACGGCGGCCCAAGCCAGCACAGCCACAAGACTGACGACAGGCACGGTCAGCACCGCCAGAAAAACAATCAAAATCATATAGATAGAGCGCGATCTTGCGGGCGGCCCCTGCATGGGAGGGCGGCCGACAGGCTGCGTTGGGGCACGCTTCGGCTCTGTCTCGTCTTCCGGCTTGGAAAAATCGGTCGTGTCGTCTGTCACGCTGCCGTCCCGTTTGCGCCCATAGCCCAATTCTCACGCAATGGCTCTGCCGAGCCGGCCCCAAGTTCTCTTGCGCGCCCCGAAAGGCCCGCAGGCACACCCAAAAACATGCCCGCCCGCTCTGAAAACCGGAAAGGGCACAAAAAATCCCGCCTATGTCTTGTCAGCATTTTCGGGACAGATAGAGTTCGTGCAGAATTCATCTAGGCTGTGAATAGGCTTAGAGACAAGCAAAAGGAAAGAAAAATGGCAACCATCGGCGATTTAGCGCCCGATTTCACCCTGCCTCGCACGCAAAACGGCGGCGACGAGGCCCTGCTGACACTCTCGGCGCTGAAGGGGAAGAAGGTTGTCCTGTATTTCTACCCCAAGGACAACACGCCCGGTTGCACCACCGAGGCGCTGGAATTC
The sequence above is drawn from the Thioclava sp. GXIMD4216 genome and encodes:
- the lpdA gene encoding dihydrolipoyl dehydrogenase: MAAKSFDMIVIGAGPGGYVAAIRGAQLGLKVAVVEREHLGGICLNWGCIPTKALLRSAEVFHLMERAADFGLSAEKIGYDLDKVVARSRGVAKQLSGGIGHLLKKNKVTVFMGEATVAKKGTVSVKTDKGVEELTSKNIVLATGARARNLPGLEADGKRVWSYKHALNPPHQPKKLLVIGSGAIGIEFASFFNTLGAETTVVEVMERVLPVEDEEISKFAKKQFEKLGMKIREKTNVKSLDRKADKVIATLEKDGKTETLEVDTVISAVGIVGNVENLGLEALGVKIDRTHVVVDEFCRTGVDGLYAIGDIAGAPWLAHKASHEGVMVAELIAGKHAHPIKEGTIAGCTYCTPQVASVGMTEAKAKAAGHEVKVGRFPFIGNGKAIALGEPEGMVKTVFDAKTGELLGAHMVGAEVTEMIQGFVIGRTLETTEEDLMHTVFPHPTISESMHEAVLDAYGIAIHF
- a CDS encoding DUF924 family protein; the protein is MEQVANVIGFWCEIMGPDRWFGADVALDEEMQRRFAQLWRKARVGTLDEWRDTPQSALALIVLLDQMPRHMFRGTVDAWVADAQALEVARHAVVQGYDLEMTGALRQFFYFPFIHAEDPDAQSYGVALFETRMPEGAVLDARLRQAVIAQFGRFPWRNEIVGRRSTEAEARFLWNGGLDLLRRSEEITDRPLQEAILLGERL
- a CDS encoding MFS transporter, encoding MFAAIKDSWALLLGVMLLMVGNGMQGTLLGIRGQLEGIGTYEMSFVMTGYFAGFLIGSRSIPGLIGRVGHVRVFAALGSLISAVLIAYAAAPNWIAWSLMRVLIGFCFCGVYISAESWLNSSVEKENRGQLLAAYMVVQSIGIVSAQLMLNVGDPAGYFLFVIPSILVSLAFTPILLSAVHAPDFSSGKRMSFRRLWTVSPFGCVGIFLMGGVFSALFGMVSVWGTQAGLNVKQISLFVSAIYVGGLIAQFPLGYLSDRVDRRMMVTVLTVIATLSMLYLFFATPPFWVLLPMAAVLGGISNPVYSILVAYTNDFLDRSEMPAASAGLMFLYGIGSVAGPVVTGWMMETLGPQAFFLFIGVLYALLAGYGIYRMTQRPAPASEDTGTFAVLSPAVTAYAVNYALDAVTEDPDAEARAEQEAHDNLRAAEAASGVALPLPVDPEDETAPMPEDSADPAYGTKPEEP
- the queA gene encoding tRNA preQ1(34) S-adenosylmethionine ribosyltransferase-isomerase QueA, producing the protein MQLSDFDFDLPEGLIATRPARPRDAAKLLLAQGGGITDLHVRDLVDVFRKGDRLVLNNTKVIPARLSGTRTRQAAQGEVTANVEVTLLEPRADGCWTALAKPLRKVKEGEVIRFSADLSAEVAEIAEGQLAIRFNLTGEDFDAALAEAGAMPLPPYIAALRKPDAQDKSDYQTVFARHSGAVAAPTASLHFTRELLEAIHAKGVEFTEVTLHVGAGTFLPVKVDDVTTHKMHSEWGEITPEAAAEIAATKAAGGRVIPVGTTALRLIESAARGTGAIAPFRGTTDIFIYPGFEFAVTDALMTNFHLPKSTLMMLVSALMGPERIREIYAHAVAQEYRFFSYGDSSLLIP